Genomic segment of Thunnus thynnus chromosome 21, fThuThy2.1, whole genome shotgun sequence:
ATCTctgagaagagagacagacagagctaAGGCTGATTGGTGGGTGAGGAATtcaatcagtgtttctcaccgTTGACCACGAGTGTGAGCGTGAGATTCTGGTAGAGTCCATGTTCCTGGATTCGTACCAGGACGGTGTACTTCCCAGCATCCTCCTCTGCCACATCCCGGATCACCAGCGAATTCTCGTCCATGTGGTATCTCGAGCATTGCTCTGCTGCCACTTGGCCGTCTTTCAACctgtcagaaaaaaagcaaCGTTTCAAGAAGAGTTTCAAGGACAGCACTTTTAcaattattaaaacaatatgAGCCACAATCTTTGTCAATCGCTGGTTGCTTAACCAACATCATCTTCCTCAGGAAATATGGTGGAAATTAAAGTAGGCTTTATTtagaaattacacaaaaaagGGAATTATACACTAAAGAGGAAACTTTCTCAGAATTCTAGTGAAGCAGTAGGGTGTGGTTTCTGATCTAAGAGTGCAAGTGGTCTCTTACCAGATGACTTCAGGAACGGGGAATGCTCTGAGTTTGGGAGTGATTCGATAAGATTTCTGTCCTGCTTGAACTTCCATCACAGATCCATGTCTTGGCTTCAAACGGATAAATGGGCGATCTAAAATTTAGGAAACACGGGATTAAGTGAATGAACATAACTATTGTGACATTTATCCCTCACCCTCAACAGTGATTCAGTCTGTAAAAAAGGAAGTGATAGTGTAATGAAACCGAAGAAAACATCAGAATGATACtcatgcagcagctgcagcaataGTGTATGATTAATCCTTACGTGGTTGAATGATCTAAGGGCGTTTCTGAAGGAAAAAACTCACCATACACAGTAACATTAACTTtctgttgtttggttttttCACCGCTGGTGACTCGGCATGTGTAGAGGCCTCGGTCTGCACGCTGGAGCTTCGGGATGGTCAGAATACTGTAGAATAACATGTGCGTTCTGTGTTTCAGGAGCCTTTTGGTGGTGGAGCCGGTGTTGTTATTCTGGAGGTGGACAGGGAGACAAAGCCGGAGAATTAACGCTGATGGCTCAGCTAAGAGTCCCTGCACgttgttcaaattaaatttgtCAAGTTGTGAATCCCAAAGCTGGAGAATTTCTTACATGGAAGTTAAAATAACTGGAGTGATGTATTTATAtacattaattacattacaaAGTAATTAATATTAGTTGTAAATGTTAGATTCTCTGCAGCACTTTTCTAAAAAGTGACTATTCCTGATAAATCCCACAGTCCAGAGAGATTTCTTACAGCCATTTGTAAGAGCAAAAGTTGCTGTTACAAATGGCTGCTAACTAAtctataaaacattaataaatgatcTATTAACTAACACAATTTATACAACAAGTTATACACCCGTAATGAAataagcctttttaaaaaagtgtactgatactttactgcagttgAGATCAATTACATCCACATTTGTTATAAGTAAAGATGTTGTCCATTCTGCTATTTGAAATTgtaaaacttcaaaaaaaaattcaaaaactttttaaaaaatggcagCTTATACTttgaatacaataaatacatagtAACCTTCTACTTTTgctcaaataaacttttaaagaaGAACTTTTATCTATACTCAGGTTTTAATTAGATTATAAAAAATTCTTGTACACCATAATATCTTAGTGACAGGTGCGTAGGATCAAAAACTCCACTCATGTCAAATATCAATAAAGCGACTAGTACGTGTACTTGAGCTGGAACTGCATGTCAGGTTTTTTACTTTAACAGTCTGTCAGCTTGTCATCTTATTTCAGATCAGACACAGTGAAGTGACTTACTGTTCCCTGAAGAATATTTGAAGGCAACAGACTATTAAAGCTCTAGTCAGTCTCTGTCAAAGGTCATTTGTCGTCTAATCCTGTTCTTCCCTGGTTCATACAAACTCTCTGCAGACATGAATGCACGTCTGACCTTTCCAGGGTAGTCCCAGGTGATGTTGACTCTGGTGTTCAACTCCCCTTTAGCAGTGCAGTTCAAGACCAGTCTCTCTCCCTTCAGGGCCTGCACAGGACGACTGCTGTTCAGATACACCTCCATGATGTTACTCACTGgcacaagagagagaaaaatataggAAATGATATATAGAGAGGCCAGAGTGGACTAGAGGGGAGACACATGCATTTTTACGTGTGATTTATGTACTGCTGTGGAGTGCATGCTGACCTGGTCTGTGGACAAAGTATATACGTGACTTGTGTGTTACGCCGTCAGTAGTGGTCTGGCAGTAGAAGAGGCCAATGTAATAGAAGGTGGGAGTTCGGATGGTGAAGCCTTGCTTGCTGCTCCAAATGATGTTCCTCTGATCTGGACTCAGGCTGTGGTTGGGGAACTGTGGGAGGAGTAGGCAAAACACTTCAAATGTTTGACTGTACCAAAACCATGAGAACACACATCAAGCACAACTAAAACCTCACGTACAAGTGGGGAAATTAAGGCCCCAGAAGACTATCACAATGAAGAATTTTGATACTATAAccacaaaaaatggaaataaggGTGGAAAGGCTCACTTGTGAGAACtttgcaaaaacaacaacaatacaccCGAGGAAACATTAGCATTTGTCATTTGCATCACTgccagaaaagaaaataaatgacatgaTTTTAACGGGAAAATGGCTCAGCTTCTCAGCGTCAATAGAAACATGTATCGAGTCCAGAGTGAGAAAGTGTTTTGTGCCAAATCCATGATGAATTTTGAGTCCTGAGGGGCAACTCCAAGCCAAGAGAAAAGTATTTattaacaagactaagagtctacaaaCATGCCAGAGGCTCTATAAAACTGTAACACTCATTgcaaaaaagggggaaaaggCTATTAGATAGATTAACAAATTATTGGACAATTTGATTTTGAGCTGATGATGGTGCCAGATTGAAATATTATAGGGTCACCAAAGGTTCATGGAGACCAATAATGTTTGTACTTGATTTCATAACAATCCAGACACAGTTGAGAAATCTcactaaaaaaatgaaaatataaacctcatggtggtgctaaaAAAGTCAGACAATCACTCACATCAGGAGGATTCATCTTTTGGGGATCCTGATCTTCATGACTGTACAAAATTTCCTGGCAGTTTATCCAGTAGTATATGAATAATAAGTTGTATTTgaaaatagcatttttttttttaaaacctgagGCTAAGTCCTTCTAATGTAGGCTATAGGTCTAATTATATTCAAAGCTGCATCTGTCACTGCCTTGTTTAATTTTTGTGAGATTTATCCAGGCTGAAACTGGAGACTTCAAGTCTCAAGATCTCATTGTTGTTACTGACTCAAGTCCAAGTCTGCAGTTCTGATGGATTATGTCCTTGTTcacttttactgtaatgcagaAGTGCACTTGAGAATGCTCTTTCGCTgattaatgtaatttttaatcAGAAGTTGTCCCAGCTGAGCATTGGAGCCAGATATTGAGAAGGCATCAGATGCACAATCTACAATGTCTTGACTCAACTTGGAGGCAGAGCATCAGCTAACGGTTCAGCGTtagacacttttttttcaacACCTGAACAAAACTGTATCCACTTAAGTGACTAATTTGTAGAATTGGGTTTGAactaaaatcaaacttttttggcAGCTCCTTTGTTTGCTTTTAAGAAACAGATCTATCTTGGTCACAAGTCCTTTTTGGGATCAGTGGATTATTTTTGGTCACACAAAAATCTCCAGCTGATGCCAACAATAGAGTCAGATGAGTcaaaaaaaatatcttcacaTGAAGCTGTCTGTATTCTCACAGGGTTCGTTTTGTAATCTGGCTTCTTGGCTACCTTGACATGGACTCTTGTGTAACTGTGTAACCTTGTTGTTTTCTTCGAGGCAGACTCAAGGAAATGTTTACTAGAGTTTCTGTGACACAGTGGAAGCCTCCCACCCTCTCTCAAGGGAACAGGTGgaccaccacccccccaccaccacgaccaccacacacacacatacacacatccccCCTCCTGCACCCCCAGTGTGAACTGGCTGATATCCCCCCTCTCAGAGTGAGGTGACCCTTTCAGACGCCGCTaagctcctcctctgtccctctcGGTCCTGTAAAGTAGCCTCTCACTCTCCCCACCTACAAAACTCACTGGCGCCCCATCTAAGTGCCCTTAGTGCCCTTTCTGCCCCTCTTACCCTCATCCACCAACCAAACATGGAGGCAAGGCGAAGGTGGGGAGGCGGTGGTAGAGGTGGAGACAAGAGGAGGAGTGAAAAGAGCCAGAGGAGTCAGGATATGAGAAACGTGACTCTAGTCCATCTCCTTGCATCCTGTTACTACAGGATATAGACATTTG
This window contains:
- the flt1 gene encoding vascular endothelial growth factor receptor 1 isoform X3, whose amino-acid sequence is MKTILICLLCGLYGVLAKDKEPRGKYSVPILDVKTRQLVLDANQTLLLNCRGRWELTWAFPAGLDRDQVQMQESRCGRTNQHYCSHVTIRRAQTLHTGQFRCRYRHRIRKQASVYVYITDSQQPFVEHPAMSPDVLYMKEKQPLVIPCRVTHPNITTTLVKFPNHSLSPDQRNIIWSSKQGFTIRTPTFYYIGLFYCQTTTDGVTHKSRIYFVHRPVSNIMEVYLNSSRPVQALKGERLVLNCTAKGELNTRVNITWDYPGKNNNTGSTTKRLLKHRTHMLFYSILTIPKLQRADRGLYTCRVTSGEKTKQQKVNVTVYDRPFIRLKPRHGSVMEVQAGQKSYRITPKLRAFPVPEVIWLKDGQVAAEQCSRYHMDENSLVIRDVAEEDAGKYTVLVRIQEHGLYQNLTLTLVVNVSPQIGEKAVSLQDPGSVPQGSRQALHCTSHGVPPPHIQWLWHACPSKGLPAAPRA